From the Elaeis guineensis isolate ETL-2024a chromosome 16, EG11, whole genome shotgun sequence genome, the window CCCCTTCGCATCCAAGGTAACGGTGTAGGTCTCCCCTGGGCCATTGAGGAGGTCCTCCTCATCCATGGAGATGGCCGATGCATCCACACCCGACGGGATCTCATCCACGTCGAACACCACGTTGTGGGGGAACCCCGCGTTGTTCTTGAACACAATCTTCTCCCCAGAGGAAACCGAGAAGTCACTGGGGACGAAAGCAAGCGAACCATCGCTGCCTCCAAGGAGCACGTCGATGGCGAGAGCGTTGCTCGCCAGCATCGCACTAGCAGCGGTGGCGGCGACGGCCACACCAAGCTCCTTGAGAGATGCACGGGGCGACACAGCCATCGCAACCGGAGCCTTCGAGCCCGTGCCAAGGCTGCTGCTACTGGCTCTTGCGGCAGCCGTGCCAGCCTTCAGACCGGTGAAGGAGGGAATGGTTACCGCCGCTGCGGTCAAGCTGGCCATTGTTAGCTATTCTCCCCTGGATGCTGTGTGGCGAGATATGATACTGCTGAAAGGATTCTGAGGCTATTGGCTGGAAGGAATTCAGGAATATCTAAATGTCTATATGTACAAAAGAAATGTGCATACGAGGATGGTGTTTGTGGAGTATTATGCAACGAGTGGCAGGGAGAGGGAGGGTTATCTCATGGACCTTCAGCTATTGGCTGGATGGGATGAGATGATATTTCATGACATGGCACGGATGGCTGCCATGTGGTCAGCAATGAGGACTTTGGATTGGACGAAGGACTTTGAGAATATCTAAGATGCCTTTTTGGTCTTTCATGGAGTGTCGTGGCAGTGAAACTATCTACGTGCCAGAACTGCGACCACAAAGCGACCTGATCCTGATCTCGACTGCACCAGGTGGCTCACCAATCCTAGAATTTTAGTCTTTAGAAGTTTGAAGTTTTAGAGAACAAGCTGCATGAAAGCATCCTTTTTCCTCTTGGTTGTTAGAAGAGTCCCTTTTGTGGGATGTTCTGGTTCCAAAAATGAGGAGCAAAGACATCAGCCGACATAACTTTACGAATCATTAGAAGAGCTGTGAATTTCTAGACCGGTTTAATAAATCAGGTTTACCAAAAAACAACAGCTGTGGAGTTCCTAGCCTCCCAGGTCCGAATGTATGGGAGAGCAGAGCAAAGATAGCATATGACATCACTAATCATGGAATTAAACTTATAAGCAACAGCATGGAGTTTGGAAAAATTATAGCAAGGCCTCTCTCATAGGCAAATGATGGAAAGATCCGAGTGTAAGGTGCAATTTGTCATTGAAATATAGGATGGAAGTAAGGTTCAACAATCAAAGAATGCAGCAAACTTCCCAACATCAGTGAGAACCTGATCTCCcttcgaggctttagtaaaataGTTTGTTTGTTTCAGTCTCAGAGCAGCAATTTTGCAATGAGCTAAATTACGTTTTAAGGCATCACAAGAAAAGTATAGTAAAGCGCACTAGTAGGCCAAGTGGCAAACATGGACGTGAGACTGAAACAAATATGAACGTAGAATTGATCCATAATGTAATTAACGAATATTTCCTTTTTTCTGAGAAAGAAAAGGTAATGAACAGATGAAGGATATTAGAAATGTTACCGGGTTGCAGAATAATTCCAAAGGAAATATTTTCAGAAACCATCTTTACACTCCAGAAGTCATTCGAAGAAAGGATATGATTGATGGATCAGTAAATTGGTTGGGAACATGACAAGGGAACTTGCACATAAAGAGACTTTTTAAATCAATTCCCTTATGAGAACCCTGCTTGGAACCTACCTTACAATGACATCCACCAACTTAATCAGCTCTAGGTGTAATTAAGACTGCAACAAATATGTATCTCTTTTGTATCCTCCCATCAATAAGAAAACCAAAAATTATAACCTCTAGAAAACAGAAAGCATGTACCTACAAGTGCCCAACATACCATAATTCAAAATCCATGATTCTGGCACCCACTGCAATTGACAAACTTTTCCCTGTATTTGCTTGTTGATCACCTAACTGGCACTAAAGAGAGAAATATTCCATGTCCTCCATAAAGTTCTTTTAGACAATAGAGTGGAATCTACCAATTATTTAAAGGACAAAAGAATTAGTTTCTCTCATGGTAGCAACACTACAAAGGCATTGTATCACACCAACAACATCCAGGCAAACAGGAAGGATTATAACGGATCAAGTAAATAACATGCATTAGATTTTTAAACCGTCTGAAAGCTCAACGAGTTTCATAAAATTATCATTGGTTGATTAGTTAACTTGGTCCAAGGATTGAAATAGGTATCAATGGATCTTTATCAAGTGGTGATCTGATCAGGAAGAAGAAGGGATTTTCTTCAACCCATGCATCTTAATCACATGAAACCACCATTTTAAAAGATGGCTGCCTTGGCCACCTAAATGGCCCTGCCCAATATATTACTTCATGTCTGCTTATGAAAGACCAAACCAAGTTATACATCATTGCTGGTTGTTGCTAAATTGATACTTAACATTAACTGACTATATGCTACTTGTTATGCTATATTTTAACTACCTTTAGGTTTCTCATCATATGATTATTTTTAGTGTATTAAATTTGGCTGCCTTGACCTCTATACACCTGCCAGAGCACTAAGAAGCTGCTCAACTTCCCTTATGCTGATACAGTGTTCCATGACAatgaatgaaacttttcaaaaccATGAAGCAAGTCTATCTGTAAGGAAAATATTTCCACTTTACCACACCAACCAACACATGACCAATAGATTCTTCTTGATGACCATAGGATGCCATCACAATCCCaatgatgagttctccatgacgaACCTTAATAGTTAATACAGTGCCATCATATCCCTTGTATTTTCCAAACGTAATTATTATGGTTGCAATGACCAAAACTTCTCTTCATCCATCTGTTATATACAAAAATTCGTCTCAGCCATTCAACATTCATAATGAAGAATTTCTTTACTTCATTGGAAGAAGATTTCATTGTAAACATGTTTCTCTTCAATACAAgagccatctcatccaaaaagttgTCTTTTCCAGTCATTCCTGGCCATGTCATCTTGATTCTTATCAGAGGTTATGAATTTTGTCAGTTCCAGATATTCATATAAGTTGATCGCAGGTTCATTCCAATTTGATAGTCCAACTCCTTTGTTCTAAAACAACACAAAATTGAGCATTCCCTTTTTGGAGCCTATGTAGACCTCAACTGAACATGCCCATACAACATTGCAGGCTTGCCCCTGACTACAATATTTCCTGTCTAGCCACTAATGCACATGAAAGCGACATACGACTAGATGTTCCCAGAAGGCTTTCCTACTTATCTAGTCTGCCTTTGAATCAACTAGATCTGTCTGTCTATCTTTTCACATTACAAACAGACCTAGTAAGTAAAAATTGTGAAACTAAACCAGATGTCACTAAGTCTGATATATATTCTAGATAGAAATATAGCTAACAGATACTTCAAAATATTGGCACACAACTAAGTTTTAGATGTGGAATTCCAATAAGAAACAGTATGTACAAACTTAGGCTGCATATTGTGTTGACAGCTTGAAGAGACTCACTGGAGCAAGATAAAGTTAATTATTATGAGAATCCAAGATTCTTTCTTTGCTTTTTGTTGACTACCTCTTTCATGTGGTTGAATCCCATCAAATGTAACAAACATGAATCACAATCATAAGTTTGTACACAACATGCATAGTTGCATCTAGATGTGGCAAAGGCAAAAACATTCTTGATGGAAATGCAGCTtgtaattaaagaaaaaaacacATGCAAATAGAAATATGCTAACACTATAGTCATGCCAATATCATCGGAGTAAGGTAACATTGAATTTTCAGTAGTGAAGTTGAAAGGCAAGAAATAAAATGATCTCCCACCCATTTTGCATAGCAAAGACAAATGTACAGAAAATACGTCATCAGCATGCACACTAAAATTAACGTAGATTAAAACTTCTAATGAGCTTAAATGGACATTGTGAGAGAACTTCATAGCAACATGCAGTCATGAAATTTATTTACTCTGACATCGTGTTCGGTGAGTTAGATATATATAGGATCCAACAAGCCAAATATATAGAAGGCGAGTGAAGAATGATTTAATAGTTGACTATAAGGCTTTGAGCTAAAAAAGAAACAAATATTTACATCTGTGAACAATTTAGAGTCTACAGTGTCGATAAACCACTTCAAATAGTAATACATGTTTCCTGACAATTTATTAGTATCATATGAAGAGACCACAAAGAGACCATCAATATACAGATCATCTATACCACTATTCCTTATTTCACCTCATAATATGGGGAAGATATTCTGATCATCACCATCATCTTCGTCTAGGTAGTTGAATGGTGTGTCACCTTTATAACGGAAGCTCGGATTCACATAGCACTTCATCTCGTGAAAGAGATTCAGATTGTCCACCAGCTTATGGAACACATTGCATCCACAGCACTGACCCAACCCAAAAGCAAGAATTTCACACAAAGATTCGATC encodes:
- the LOC105059670 gene encoding plastocyanin B'/B'' is translated as MASLTAAAVTIPSFTGLKAGTAAARASSSSLGTGSKAPVAMAVSPRASLKELGVAVAATAASAMLASNALAIDVLLGGSDGSLAFVPSDFSVSSGEKIVFKNNAGFPHNVVFDVDEIPSGVDASAISMDEEDLLNGPGETYTVTLDAKGTYTFYCSPHQGAGMVGKVTVN